One Myxococcota bacterium DNA segment encodes these proteins:
- a CDS encoding DUF444 family protein: MSLRISGDHSRFKDIIRGRIKKHLKDYIKNGEFISKQGDDKITVPLPQIDLPKFKYGSAGSGGVAQGKGEVGDPVSKKQEDGEGGQGKAGADGGEHILEMEVSLNELADMLGEELELPRIEPKGRRRLTTKKQRYSGVHLTGPQSLRHFKHSFKNALKRQISTGTYNAANPIVVPMKEDMRYRSFKPIVRPESNAVIIYMMDVSGSMGEEQKEIVRIEAFWIDTWLRRHYDGIESRYIIHDAIAKEVDRETFFHTRESGGTMISSAYKLGADIIEKDYPSDDWNIYLFHFSDGDNWSVDDTRLCVGILKNRILNSVNQFSYGQVESPYGSGQFIKDLKEHLQAHEKVALSEIKDKDGIYGSIKDFLSQGR, encoded by the coding sequence ATGAGCCTACGGATATCTGGCGATCACAGTCGATTCAAAGACATTATCCGTGGGCGCATCAAAAAGCATCTCAAAGACTACATTAAAAACGGCGAGTTTATCTCAAAGCAAGGGGACGACAAAATCACCGTCCCCCTGCCCCAGATCGACTTGCCCAAGTTCAAATATGGCTCTGCAGGATCCGGGGGGGTTGCTCAGGGCAAAGGTGAAGTCGGTGATCCGGTCTCAAAAAAGCAAGAAGACGGTGAGGGGGGTCAGGGCAAAGCAGGTGCGGACGGCGGAGAACACATTCTTGAAATGGAGGTCTCGCTCAACGAACTGGCGGACATGCTCGGCGAAGAACTGGAGCTTCCTCGTATTGAGCCCAAAGGCAGAAGACGACTAACCACCAAAAAGCAGCGGTATTCAGGCGTGCATCTGACCGGGCCTCAATCCCTGCGGCACTTTAAGCACTCGTTTAAAAATGCACTCAAACGCCAGATTTCTACTGGCACTTACAACGCAGCCAATCCGATCGTCGTCCCCATGAAAGAGGATATGCGCTACCGCAGCTTCAAGCCGATTGTTCGGCCAGAATCCAACGCTGTTATCATTTATATGATGGACGTATCTGGCAGTATGGGTGAAGAACAAAAAGAAATCGTCCGCATCGAAGCCTTCTGGATCGACACCTGGCTGCGCAGACATTACGACGGCATCGAGTCCAGGTACATCATCCACGATGCCATCGCTAAAGAAGTAGACCGCGAAACTTTCTTCCATACACGCGAATCCGGCGGCACCATGATCAGCTCCGCTTATAAGCTCGGTGCAGATATCATCGAAAAGGACTACCCATCTGACGATTGGAACATCTATCTATTCCATTTTTCAGACGGTGATAACTGGTCGGTCGATGACACCCGCTTATGCGTCGGAATTCTGAAAAACCGCATTTTAAACAGCGTGAACCAGTTCAGCTATGGGCAAGTTGAATCCCCCTACGGCTCCGGCCAGTTTATCAAAGACCTCAAAGAGCACCTACAAGCACACGAAAAAGTCGCGCTCTCCGAAATTAAAGACAAGGATGGAATTTACGGTTCAATCAAAGACTTTTTGTCGCAAGGAAGATAG
- a CDS encoding lysophospholipase, protein MQPNDWISSRDGTKLYTRSAFVDNSKKVVVLVHGFAEHLGRYADLIAQLNRAGISVFAVDLRGHGRSHGARGYIDDLSQYEDDLDAAMEAARTRTGVHMITIVAHSMGGLVASCYAAKKPQMLSGLVLSSPLFAIAVKVPYWKAKLGQIMSSLLPAFALPNTLDAAHLTHDLLKVRAYQDDPLVFKYVRARWFERVSAITPEALSLAGQIQIPLLLQLSAEDYVVDFETSKRWFECLTGIDCTLKIYEGFYHEIYNEVRREEPIRDMLEWLARH, encoded by the coding sequence ATGCAGCCTAACGATTGGATTTCATCTCGAGATGGGACGAAGCTTTATACCAGAAGTGCTTTCGTTGATAATTCTAAAAAGGTTGTGGTGCTGGTGCACGGCTTCGCGGAGCATCTTGGTCGTTATGCCGATTTGATCGCGCAACTCAATCGGGCTGGTATCAGCGTGTTTGCGGTCGATTTAAGAGGCCACGGCCGATCGCATGGGGCGCGCGGTTATATTGATGACCTGTCGCAATACGAAGACGATTTAGATGCAGCCATGGAAGCCGCGCGAACTCGGACCGGCGTTCACATGATCACCATTGTGGCTCATAGCATGGGTGGGTTAGTGGCTAGCTGTTATGCGGCAAAAAAGCCCCAAATGTTGTCAGGTTTAGTGCTTTCATCCCCGTTGTTCGCAATTGCGGTTAAAGTTCCGTACTGGAAAGCTAAGCTTGGCCAAATCATGTCTTCTTTGCTGCCGGCCTTTGCCCTACCAAACACCTTGGACGCGGCGCATCTGACGCATGACTTGCTCAAGGTAAGGGCATATCAGGATGACCCGCTGGTATTTAAATATGTAAGGGCCCGCTGGTTTGAGCGTGTGTCTGCGATTACACCCGAAGCGCTCAGCCTGGCGGGACAAATTCAGATCCCTCTGCTATTGCAACTTTCGGCAGAAGATTATGTGGTAGATTTTGAAACGAGCAAACGCTGGTTTGAATGTTTGACTGGAATTGATTGTACTTTAAAAATTTATGAAGGATTTTATCATGAGATCTACAATGAAGTGCGAAGAGAAGAGCCCATCCGAGACATGCTCGAGTGGCTTGCCCGTCACTGA
- a CDS encoding serine protein kinase has translation MRNKAIGDTDSILRSFISTGERKEYENLHWEGSFDEYLQLVKDDPKITRTSFQRLYDMMMSFGKTEYIDSKKKLVHYSFFEDPIENGKDAVFGLDVPLMRLVNVVKSASLGYGTEKRVILLHGPVGSAKSTIARLIKKGLERYSKTDEGRLYSFEWHIPKELTEVSGGQAVIPDPMHEEPLKLLSSDIRDRLCQELGLARIKGDLNPASRHIFKLLMEHYKGDMMKVMAHVRVKRLLLSEKDRVGIGTFQPKDEKNQDSTELTGDINYRKIAEFGSDSDPRAFNFDGEFCIANRGVIEFIEILKLDVAFLYDLLGATQEHKIKPKKFAQTDIDEVIIGHTNEAEYKKLVANEFMEALRDRTVKIDIPYITKLTEEKRIYERDYNNQRIKGKHIAPHTVDMAAMWAILTRLEAPKGYSLSLLQKLKLYDGKSLAGFTEDTVKELRKQSGREGMEGISPRYVQDKISNALVSDLSETSINPFMVLNELENGLKTHSLITSDDQKKKYIDLLQIVRQEYEDIVKNEVQRAISADEDAISKLCANYIDNVKAYTQKERVRNKYTGQDEEADERLMRSIEEKIDIPESRKDDFRREIMNYIGALAVEGKKFDYRTNERLHKALELKLFEDQKDTIKLTTMVSNVVDRETQEKIDIVKQRLIKNYGYNEESATDVLNFVASIFARGDAKRD, from the coding sequence ATGAGGAATAAAGCGATAGGCGATACCGATTCAATCCTGAGGTCTTTCATTTCTACCGGCGAGCGGAAAGAATATGAAAATCTCCACTGGGAAGGATCTTTCGACGAATATCTTCAGCTGGTCAAAGACGATCCAAAAATTACCCGCACTTCCTTTCAGCGCCTTTATGACATGATGATGTCCTTCGGCAAAACCGAATACATCGATTCCAAAAAGAAGCTAGTTCACTATAGCTTTTTCGAGGACCCCATCGAAAATGGCAAAGATGCCGTGTTCGGACTAGACGTCCCCCTCATGCGCCTAGTGAACGTGGTCAAATCAGCTTCTTTAGGCTACGGCACAGAAAAGCGAGTTATTTTACTGCACGGACCGGTCGGTTCGGCTAAGTCAACCATCGCTCGTCTCATTAAAAAAGGGCTGGAACGCTACTCCAAAACAGACGAAGGGCGCCTTTATTCATTCGAATGGCATATCCCCAAAGAGCTTACCGAAGTTTCGGGCGGACAAGCGGTTATCCCCGATCCGATGCATGAAGAGCCACTCAAACTACTTTCCAGCGACATCAGAGACCGCCTCTGTCAAGAACTCGGGCTTGCCCGCATCAAAGGTGATTTAAACCCCGCCAGTCGTCATATCTTTAAACTGCTCATGGAGCATTACAAAGGGGACATGATGAAAGTCATGGCCCATGTGCGGGTCAAACGCTTGTTGCTCAGCGAAAAAGACCGCGTTGGCATTGGTACTTTCCAACCGAAGGACGAAAAAAACCAAGATTCGACCGAACTCACCGGTGACATCAACTACCGCAAAATCGCCGAATTCGGCTCAGATTCAGACCCAAGAGCGTTCAACTTCGACGGCGAATTCTGCATTGCTAACCGCGGTGTGATCGAGTTTATCGAAATTCTAAAATTGGACGTCGCTTTCTTATATGACCTCTTAGGCGCGACCCAAGAACACAAAATCAAGCCCAAGAAGTTCGCCCAGACCGATATCGACGAAGTCATCATCGGCCACACCAACGAAGCCGAATACAAAAAGCTGGTTGCCAACGAATTTATGGAAGCCCTCCGGGATCGAACGGTCAAAATCGATATCCCCTACATCACCAAGCTGACCGAAGAAAAACGCATCTACGAGCGCGATTACAATAACCAACGCATCAAAGGCAAACACATCGCCCCGCATACCGTAGATATGGCAGCAATGTGGGCAATCTTAACCCGCCTAGAAGCGCCAAAAGGCTACAGCCTCAGCCTGTTGCAAAAACTCAAGTTATACGATGGTAAAAGCCTGGCAGGATTCACCGAAGACACTGTCAAAGAACTCCGCAAACAATCGGGCCGAGAAGGTATGGAAGGTATCTCCCCCAGATACGTCCAAGACAAAATCTCCAACGCCCTGGTAAGCGATCTAAGCGAAACCAGCATCAACCCGTTCATGGTGCTGAACGAACTGGAAAACGGTCTCAAAACACACTCTTTGATTACCAGTGATGACCAAAAGAAAAAGTACATAGATCTACTGCAGATCGTTCGCCAAGAATACGAAGATATCGTTAAAAACGAAGTCCAAAGAGCGATCTCAGCCGATGAAGACGCGATCTCTAAGCTCTGTGCCAATTACATAGACAACGTTAAGGCCTATACACAGAAAGAGCGCGTCAGAAATAAATACACCGGCCAAGATGAAGAAGCGGACGAAAGACTTATGCGGTCGATCGAAGAGAAAATCGATATCCCAGAATCACGCAAAGACGATTTCAGACGCGAAATCATGAACTACATTGGCGCGCTGGCGGTTGAGGGCAAAAAGTTCGACTATCGCACCAATGAACGTCTACACAAAGCTCTGGAACTGAAGCTATTTGAAGACCAAAAAGACACCATTAAGTTAACCACCATGGTGTCCAATGTGGTGGACAGAGAAACTCAGGAAAAGATCGATATTGTGAAGCAGCGTCTGATCAAAAACTACGGTTATAACGAAGAAAGCGCGACCGATGTCTTAAACTTTGTCGCCAGCATCTTTGCGCGCGGCGATGCGAAGAGAGATTAA
- a CDS encoding SpoVR family protein has protein sequence MQTVLPKELAVMQAQVEAAARTYGLDFFPTFYEVLDYDEMNMVGSYMGFPVRYPHWKWGMEYDKMSKTHEYGVSRVYEMVINNDPCYAYLMESNTMVDQKLVMCHVTAHNDFFKNNLAFQHTNRRMIDEMANHATRIRRYMDWYGVEVVETFIDQVLSLENCIDYHSPFITRTSKKQGTEEDPGRELEAPVLKIPSNREYMERYVNPDDFVESQKKQLKERREKQRRFPAQPERDVVRFLMTHAPLLRWQRDVIDILWEEAQYFAPQAMTKIMNEGWASYWHSKLMTEKVMDSSEVVDFADRHSAVVAMQQGQLNPYRLGLELFRDIEERWNMGRFGLEWEQVTSMAERRLWDKKLGLGREKIFSVRKIYTDITFIDEFFTHDFCKKHGYFAYGYDKKKQEYLIESKDFIAVKQKMLASLTNLGQPSISVLDANYENRSEILLEHTHDGVDLDMQHAKETLKNVTSLWTRPAHILTKQDDRLCMLSFDGHQFKEKIIDRAQS, from the coding sequence ATGCAAACTGTACTGCCCAAAGAGTTAGCCGTCATGCAAGCCCAAGTCGAAGCAGCCGCCAGAACTTACGGCCTCGATTTCTTTCCCACTTTCTACGAAGTGCTCGATTACGACGAAATGAACATGGTGGGCTCCTACATGGGCTTTCCGGTGAGATACCCCCATTGGAAATGGGGTATGGAATACGACAAAATGTCGAAAACCCATGAATACGGCGTCTCGAGAGTCTATGAAATGGTGATCAACAACGACCCTTGCTACGCCTATTTGATGGAAAGCAATACCATGGTCGATCAAAAGTTGGTCATGTGCCACGTCACCGCACATAACGATTTCTTCAAAAACAACCTAGCTTTCCAGCACACCAATCGACGCATGATCGATGAAATGGCCAACCACGCCACCCGCATAAGGCGCTACATGGACTGGTACGGTGTGGAAGTGGTCGAAACTTTCATTGATCAAGTACTCTCGCTCGAAAACTGCATTGATTACCATTCCCCGTTCATCACCCGGACTTCAAAAAAACAGGGCACCGAAGAAGACCCAGGCAGAGAACTCGAAGCACCGGTACTCAAAATTCCGTCCAATCGCGAATACATGGAAAGATACGTCAACCCAGATGATTTCGTGGAGTCACAAAAAAAACAGCTCAAGGAACGCCGGGAAAAACAACGCCGCTTTCCTGCACAACCAGAAAGAGACGTTGTCCGCTTCCTCATGACGCACGCGCCCTTGCTACGCTGGCAAAGAGACGTCATCGACATCCTCTGGGAAGAAGCACAATATTTCGCTCCCCAAGCCATGACCAAAATCATGAACGAAGGCTGGGCGTCCTACTGGCACTCCAAACTGATGACCGAAAAAGTCATGGACTCCTCCGAAGTGGTGGACTTTGCCGACCGCCACTCAGCCGTCGTTGCCATGCAGCAAGGCCAACTAAACCCCTATCGCCTAGGTTTAGAGCTTTTCCGCGATATCGAAGAACGCTGGAACATGGGTCGATTCGGTCTAGAATGGGAGCAAGTCACCTCCATGGCCGAACGGCGTCTATGGGATAAAAAACTAGGCCTAGGCCGTGAAAAGATCTTTTCCGTTAGAAAAATCTACACCGACATCACCTTTATTGACGAGTTCTTCACCCACGACTTCTGCAAAAAGCATGGCTATTTCGCTTACGGCTATGACAAAAAGAAGCAAGAATACTTGATCGAATCCAAAGACTTTATCGCAGTGAAGCAAAAAATGCTGGCATCCTTGACGAACTTGGGCCAGCCCAGTATCAGCGTGCTAGATGCCAATTACGAAAACCGCTCGGAAATTTTGCTAGAGCACACCCATGATGGCGTTGATTTAGACATGCAACACGCGAAGGAAACCCTGAAAAATGTCACCAGTCTGTGGACCAGGCCCGCTCACATTTTAACCAAACAGGACGACCGCCTCTGCATGCTCTCCTTCGATGGTCATCAATTTAAGGAAAAGATCATCGACCGTGCTCAATCGTAG
- a CDS encoding polysaccharide pyruvyl transferase family protein, whose translation MNGTSLLRCIVICLSLSGFAYSEAKQGLPLWYWRQPAFTNFGDYLSLKIVERMVNRPVRVYNRRPANNDKKLLAVGSILSFADTGDVVWGSGINGKLLAKKAYGFRSLEVRSVRGPLTRKFLKDEFGIDAPAIYGDPALLVPRLFPEFRRKEKPANRYLFIPHYSEMHRYPKDKYPNVIYPTDPWNEVIEAITDSELVVSSSLHGVIIAEAFGIPARMIIADKEPLFKYQDYYLGTGRADFNAALSVEEAVRLGGEPPIKIDLQALYDAFPFEYWQLNENG comes from the coding sequence ATGAACGGAACGTCGTTGTTAAGATGTATTGTGATTTGTTTGTCGTTAAGCGGTTTTGCATATTCAGAAGCAAAACAAGGGTTGCCACTTTGGTATTGGAGGCAACCAGCATTTACAAATTTTGGCGATTATCTTTCGTTGAAAATCGTTGAACGCATGGTTAATAGACCTGTTCGGGTTTACAACCGGCGGCCGGCTAATAATGATAAAAAGTTGCTAGCCGTTGGCTCTATCCTGTCTTTCGCCGATACGGGCGATGTGGTTTGGGGCTCAGGCATTAACGGCAAACTGCTGGCTAAAAAGGCATATGGCTTTCGATCATTGGAGGTCCGCTCAGTGCGTGGTCCTTTGACCCGAAAGTTTTTGAAAGATGAATTTGGCATTGATGCTCCAGCGATCTATGGCGATCCGGCTCTGTTGGTGCCTAGATTGTTTCCTGAGTTTAGACGCAAAGAAAAGCCTGCGAATCGCTATTTGTTTATCCCGCATTACTCCGAGATGCATCGATATCCCAAAGATAAGTATCCAAACGTTATCTATCCGACAGATCCTTGGAACGAAGTTATTGAGGCCATTACTGATAGCGAGCTGGTTGTTTCGAGTTCGTTGCATGGTGTGATTATTGCTGAGGCATTTGGCATACCGGCTAGGATGATCATTGCGGATAAAGAACCCCTGTTTAAGTACCAGGATTACTACTTGGGCACCGGACGGGCTGATTTTAATGCTGCGTTAAGTGTGGAAGAGGCTGTCCGCCTTGGCGGTGAGCCGCCCATTAAAATTGACCTGCAAGCGCTATACGATGCTTTCCCATTCGAGTATTGGCAGTTGAATGAGAACGGCTAA